In Lates calcarifer isolate ASB-BC8 linkage group LG15, TLL_Latcal_v3, whole genome shotgun sequence, one genomic interval encodes:
- the adam15 gene encoding LOW QUALITY PROTEIN: disintegrin and metalloproteinase domain-containing protein 15 (The sequence of the model RefSeq protein was modified relative to this genomic sequence to represent the inferred CDS: deleted 1 base in 1 codon) has protein sequence MEFRWSLPRCSDTEPPATLLLLLLSGRAAFTVCRALNAPQDGGVLPPDGQTDGTDGLTATDTGVDRRRRPLLEKTRPFVLVDGQRRSLAEALQDGHPDRLQCGLEVGGRVFLLDLEKNHDLLPKPPNVFYYLPNGTGVSVKADPVTHCYYHGSVRGFPQSRVALSTCSGLRGVIVINSTLSFELQPQDDGHHHQHLHQPQGEEEGGGGGSGGDGSGGSGGGGGGDEGGVHLLFSTSPLEGDGAGGCGVSHTAVPPIHSSTHTHRRKRDILSETKYIELVLVVDHQEFMNYQKNNKTIIYRMLDVANQVDWFYRPLNVRVALTGLEIWSDRDKIRVEKSPTDTLNNFLEWRTRELLPRLRHDNAQLVMGESFDGTTVGMASQSSMCSRDRSGGVNVDHLVSVLGVASTVAHELGHNLGMSHDTAERRCSCQNEPRLGGCIMEPSTGFMPGQQFSSCSAADLSVSLLHGGGMCLFNVPQPERLLGGPRCGNLYVEKGEECDCGLLEECEDPCCNASTCKLVPGAQCSSDGICCQDCKLRAAGSVCREPLGECDLPEFCTGSSPHCPANVFLQNGERCEDGASYCYGGVCASMHTQCQMLWGPNATSAPPVCFSSVNKQGNKYGNCGQLTNGSYIPCGNSDVHCGRIQCQGGRERPLLDTNTEILTTTVRFNHSDLVCRGTFFHLGNDVSDPATVAQGTACSPGKACLNQKCQDVSVFGVDECRRKCNGHGVCNSNKNCHCEVGWAPPDCRYSGHGGSVDSGPARAARESDPVRVALLVIFLFILPVVLLFLALRFPRFRRTLLCLGPNSPFHKARQHNRTPAMERVDGRNGEQVRPLRYHLNPQSDIPLTPPHKEVHDRPAPPTKPLPPDPALKSPSQLVSRPAPPNKPLPPDPVTPGQVPVPLKPIVPKKPRPLVPPSHPHLPPHPSYTSYTKPPPHGAVAPAAVPNRRPPAPPLRPTVSQKVETSPPL, from the exons ATGGAGTTTCGGTGGAGCCTCCCCCGGTGCTCGGACACG gagCCGCCTGCGAcgttactgctgctgctgctcagcggCCGTGCTGCGTTCACTGTCTGCAGGGCCCTGAACGCACCGCAGGATGGAGGGGTTCTGCCTCCGGACGGACAGACGGACGGTACCGACGGTCTGACCGCAACCGACACAG gTGTGGACAGACGGCGGCGCCCCCTGCTTGAGAAGACTCGTCCCTTTGTCCTGGTGGACGGACAGAGACGGAGCCTCGCTGAAGCGTTACAG GACGGTCACCCTGACAGACTGCAGTGTGGACTGGAGGTGGGAGGACGTGTCTTCCTGTTGGACCTGGAGAAGAACCA CGACCTCCTGCCCAAACCTCCCAACGTCTTCTACTACCTGCCCAACGGCACCGGAGTGTCTGTGAAGGCCGATCCTGTG ACTCACTGTTATTACCACGGCAGCGTCAGAGGATTCCCTCAGTCCAGAGTGGCTCTGAGCACCTGCTCCGGACTCCG aggCGTCATCGTCATCAACTCCACCCTGAGCTTCGAGCTGCAGCCGCAGGACGACGGCCACCATCACCAGCACCTCCACCAGCcacagggggaggaggaggggggaggaggggggagcgGAGGAGACGGGAGCGggggaagtggaggaggaggaggaggagatgaaggaggagtCCACCTGCTGTTCTCCACCAGCCCTCTGGAGGGCGACGGTGCTGGAGGCTGCGGGGTTTCCCACACCGCTGTCCCCCCCAtccacagctccacacacacacacagg aggaagagagacatcCTGTCTGAGACCAAATACATCGAGCTGGTGCTGGTGGTCGATCACCAGgag TTTATGAATTACCAGAAGAACAACAAGACCATCATCTATCGCATGCTGGACGTGGCCAACCAGGTGGACTGG TTCTACCGTCCTCTGAACGTCCGGGTGGCGCTGACCGGTCTGGAGATCTGGAGCGACCGGGATAAGATCCGGGTGGAGAAGAGTCCAACGGACACCCTCAACAACTTCCTGGAGTGGAGAACCAGAGAGCTGCTGCCACGCCTTCGCCATGACAACGCCCAGCTCGTCAT GGGAGAGTCTTTTGACGGCACCACAGTGGGGATGGCGTCCCAGTCGTCCATGTGCTCCAGAGACAGGTCAGGTGGAGTCAACGTG GATCACCTGGTCAGTGTTTTGGGCGTGGCCTCCACCGTCGCTCATGAGCTCGGCCACAACCTGGGGATGAGCCACGACACGGCCGAACGCCGCTGCTCCTGCCAGAACGAACCGCGACTCGGAGGATGCATCATGGAGCCCTCAACTGG GTTCATGCCGGGTCAGCAGTTCAGCAGCTGCAGCGCTGCAGACCTGTCCGTCAGCCTGCTGCACGGAGGCGGGATGTGCCTGTTCAATGTACCG CAGCCGGAGCGCCTGCTGGGAGGACCTCGCTGTGGAAACCTGTACgtggagaaaggagaggagtgTGACTGCGGCCTGCTGGAG gagTGTGAGGACCCCTGCTGTAACGCCTCCACCTGTAAGTTGGTTCCTGGAGCTCAGTGTTCGTCTGACGGCATCTGCTGCCAGGACTGCAAA tTGCGGGCGGCGGGCTCGGTGTGTCGGGAGCCGCTCGGAGAATGTGACCTCCCTGAGTTCTGCACCGGCTCCTCCCCCCACTGCCCCGCCAACGTCTTCCTGCAGAACGGAGAGCGCTGCGAGGACGGCGCCTCCTACTGCTACGGAGGAGTCTGTGCCAGCATGCACACCCAGTGCCAGATGCTGTGGGGACCCA acGCCACCAGCGCTCCGCCCGTCTGCTTCTCATCAGTCAACAAACAGGGAAACAAATATGGAAACTGTGGTCAGCTGACCAACGGCTCCTACATCCCCTGTGGAAACTC TGACGTTCACTGTGGTAGGATCCAGTGTCAGGGGGGGAGggagcgccccctgctggacacCAACACAGAGATCCTCACCACCACCGTCCGCTTCAACCACAGCGACCTGGTCTGCAGAGGAACCTTCTTCCACCTGGGAAACGACGTGTCGGACCCCGCCACCGTGGCCCAGGGCACCGCCTGCAGCCCCGGCAAG GCGTGTTTGAACCAGAAGTGTCAGGACGTGTCGGTGTTCGGCGTGGACGAGTGTCGCAGGAAGTGCAACGGCCACGGG gtgtgtaACAGTAATAAGAACTGTCACTGTGAGGTGGGCTGGGCTCCACCTGACTGCAGGTACTCTGGTCACGGCGGCAGCGTGGACAGCGGACCGGCCCGAGCCGCTCGAG agtCTGACCCGGTCCGAGTCGCCCTGCTCgtcatcttcctcttcatcctgcCGGtggtcctcctcttcctcgctcTTCGCTTCCCTCGTTTCCGGCGGACTCTCCTCTGTCTGGGACCAAACAGCCCGTTTCACAAAGCTCGACAACACAACCG gACTCCGGCGATGGAGCGAGTGGACGGCAGGAACGGAGAGCAGGTCCGCCCGCTGAGATACCACCTGAACCCTCAGTCCGACATCCCACTGACCCCGCCCCACAAAgag GTTCATGACAGACCTGCTCCTCCCACTAAGCCACTCCCCCCTGACCCTGCCCTAAAATCCCCATCGCAG CTGGTGAGTCGACCAGCTCCGCCCAACAAGCCACTCCCCCCCGACCCCGTCACACCTGGACAG GTTCCTGTTCCTCTCAAACCCATAGTGCCCAAAAAGCCCCGCCCTCTGGTCCCGCCGTCCCACCCCCACCTGCCGCCTCACCCCAGCTACACCTCCTACACCAAACCACCTCCACACGGAGCCGTCGCACCTGCAGCCGTCCCCAACAG ACGACCTCCTGCTCCTCCGCTAAGACCCACAGTCTCTCAGAAAGTCGAGACCTCGCCGCCTCTTTAA